The Pseudomonas triclosanedens genome has a window encoding:
- the olsB gene encoding L-ornithine N(alpha)-acyltransferase encodes MSQIALSCDTPAERRLKAVRLRGALALREAQALRYRVFSSEFDAQLNGAELGLDMDDYDRHCAHIGVRDLNTGALVATTRLLDHRAAERLGRFYSEEEFSLEGLGNLEGPVLEIGRTCVDPAYRNGGTIAVLWGELAEVLNEGGYRYLMGCASIPMRDGGIQARAVMQRLRDRYLCQQNLRAEPKMPLPPLDLPDNLTAELPPLLKAYMRLGAKICGEPCWDPDFGVADVFILLKRDELCPRYARHFKAAV; translated from the coding sequence ATGAGTCAGATCGCCCTCTCCTGTGATACCCCGGCAGAACGCCGCCTCAAGGCCGTGCGTCTGCGCGGTGCCCTTGCCCTGCGCGAAGCCCAGGCTCTGCGCTACCGCGTGTTCAGCAGCGAGTTCGACGCCCAGCTCAACGGCGCAGAGCTTGGCCTGGACATGGATGATTATGACCGCCACTGCGCCCATATCGGCGTGCGCGATCTCAACACCGGCGCACTGGTGGCGACCACCCGGCTGCTCGATCACCGCGCTGCCGAGCGCCTTGGCCGCTTCTACAGCGAGGAGGAATTCAGCCTCGAGGGGCTGGGCAACCTCGAAGGCCCGGTGCTGGAAATCGGTCGCACCTGCGTCGATCCGGCCTACCGCAACGGTGGCACCATCGCCGTGCTGTGGGGCGAGCTGGCCGAGGTTCTCAACGAGGGCGGCTACCGCTACCTGATGGGCTGCGCGAGCATCCCGATGCGCGATGGCGGCATTCAGGCCCGCGCGGTGATGCAGCGTCTGCGCGACCGCTACCTGTGCCAGCAGAACCTGCGCGCCGAGCCGAAGATGCCGCTGCCGCCGCTGGATCTCCCGGACAACCTCACCGCCGAGCTGCCGCCGCTGCTCAAGGCTTACATGCGCCTGGGTGCGAAGATCTGCGGCGAACCTTGCTGGGACCCGGATTTCGGCGTCGCCGATGTGTTCATCCTGCTCAAGCGCGACGAACTCTGCCCACGGTACGCCCGCCACTTCAAGGCGGCGGTCTGA
- a CDS encoding lysophospholipid acyltransferase family protein, with protein MRSLRAGVRAARLLLVLALGVALAGLMSVLERLPGRDWMPLRQRLTRWFLARLTAALPFEVKVYGDRPERPMLWVSNHVSWVDIPLLGALLPLTFLSKAEVRQWPLAGWLAEKAGTLFIRRGSGDARMINEQLASQLSRGRSLLVFPEGTTTDGKGLRTFHGRLMASAIEAGVPVQPVALRYRRNERPCELAPFIGDDDLLSHLRRLFSHDRGVVEVHLLPALSSAHRDRSLLAQQARNAIHAVVCEVQEDVAIAA; from the coding sequence ATGCGCAGCCTGCGCGCGGGGGTGCGTGCTGCCCGTCTGTTGCTGGTGCTGGCGCTCGGCGTGGCGCTGGCGGGGCTGATGAGCGTGCTGGAACGCCTGCCCGGGCGCGACTGGATGCCACTTCGCCAACGCCTGACCCGCTGGTTCCTGGCACGCCTCACCGCCGCCCTGCCCTTCGAGGTGAAGGTTTACGGCGACAGGCCCGAACGGCCGATGCTGTGGGTATCCAACCATGTGTCCTGGGTCGATATCCCCTTGCTTGGTGCGTTACTGCCGCTGACCTTCCTGTCCAAGGCGGAGGTGCGCCAGTGGCCGTTGGCCGGCTGGCTCGCCGAGAAGGCCGGCACGCTGTTCATCCGGCGCGGTTCGGGCGATGCGCGAATGATCAATGAACAACTGGCCAGCCAGTTGTCCCGCGGCCGCTCGCTGCTGGTCTTCCCGGAGGGCACCACCACTGACGGCAAGGGCCTGCGCACCTTCCACGGTCGCCTGATGGCCAGCGCCATCGAGGCCGGCGTACCAGTGCAGCCCGTGGCGCTGCGCTACCGCCGCAACGAGCGGCCCTGCGAACTGGCGCCCTTCATCGGCGACGACGATCTGCTCAGCCACCTGCGGCGCCTGTTCAGCCATGATCGGGGAGTGGTGGAGGTTCACCTGCTGCCGGCGCTATCGAGCGCCCACCGCGACCGCTCGCTGCTCGCCCAGCAGGCCCGCAATGCGATCCACGCAGTTGTCTGTGAGGTTCAGGAAGACGTGGCCATCGCGGCCTGA
- a CDS encoding universal stress protein: MMKSIMVATDLSGRSEKALHRAAALAKRYACPWTVLYVVDEDQPAALVEQELTQVKMMLEARLVELTELGGACPKLMVERGDPNQQILAAAKSQNIELLVMGAHRKSVLRDIFVGTTVERVLRAGQLPVLVVNQPATGEYRDLLLALDISPASANAVNVAGNLGLLDGAVRRGVYAFSPLAKGMMQYSGVSEERVDEFVSTETRQAVDELKKFLRDEHLEERIDEQLVAVGLPGNVLQRMVDKHRPDLLVMGTRGMGGIKRALIGSVADYALRELDCDILVVPPEVSA; the protein is encoded by the coding sequence ATGATGAAGTCGATAATGGTCGCAACGGATCTGTCTGGCCGTTCGGAAAAGGCTTTGCACCGCGCGGCAGCGCTTGCCAAGCGCTATGCCTGCCCGTGGACTGTGCTCTACGTAGTAGACGAGGATCAGCCGGCCGCATTGGTCGAGCAAGAACTCACCCAGGTCAAGATGATGCTTGAAGCACGCCTGGTCGAGCTCACCGAGCTGGGCGGAGCCTGTCCGAAACTGATGGTCGAACGTGGCGATCCGAATCAGCAGATTCTCGCCGCCGCCAAGAGCCAGAATATCGAACTGCTGGTGATGGGCGCGCATCGCAAGAGCGTGCTGCGCGACATATTCGTTGGCACCACCGTCGAACGAGTGCTGCGTGCAGGTCAACTGCCGGTCCTGGTGGTCAACCAGCCTGCAACTGGCGAATATCGCGACCTGCTGCTGGCGCTGGATATCTCTCCCGCATCGGCCAACGCGGTGAACGTAGCGGGCAACCTGGGCCTGCTCGACGGTGCCGTGCGTCGTGGGGTTTATGCCTTCAGCCCGCTGGCCAAGGGCATGATGCAGTACTCCGGTGTCAGCGAGGAAAGGGTCGACGAGTTCGTCAGTACCGAGACACGTCAGGCCGTGGACGAACTGAAGAAGTTCCTGCGCGATGAGCACCTGGAAGAACGCATCGATGAACAACTGGTAGCCGTTGGGCTGCCGGGCAATGTGCTGCAGCGGATGGTCGACAAGCATCGACCGGATCTGCTGGTCATGGGCACTCGGGGTATGGGTGGGATCAAGCGTGCCCTGATCGGCAGTGTTGCCGACTATGCTCTGCGCGAGCTGGATTGTGACATCCTGGTCGTGCCGCCGGAGGTTTCCGCCTAA
- a CDS encoding acyl carrier protein phosphodiesterase, whose product MNYLAHLHLGGDRPAQLLGSLYGDFVKGPLVGQWPADIEAAIRVHRRIDAFTDSHPLIHIAKARFPQARRRLSGVLLDVFFDHCLARDWTRFSNEPLEHFTRRVYGVLGHTPGLPERLARIAPRMAAQDWLGSYREFEVLQDVVSGMSRRLSRPDLLDGAWRELEGLYQPLSEDFREFYPQLQIFARELPESMGGPG is encoded by the coding sequence ATGAACTACCTCGCGCATCTTCACCTGGGCGGCGATAGGCCGGCCCAACTGCTCGGCAGCCTCTACGGTGATTTCGTCAAAGGGCCGCTCGTCGGTCAATGGCCCGCCGACATCGAGGCGGCCATCCGGGTGCATCGTCGCATCGACGCGTTCACCGACAGTCACCCTTTGATACACATTGCCAAGGCCCGCTTCCCTCAGGCCCGCAGGCGCTTGTCCGGCGTGCTGCTGGATGTGTTCTTCGACCATTGCCTGGCTCGCGACTGGACACGCTTCTCCAACGAACCGCTGGAGCACTTCACTCGGCGGGTCTACGGTGTACTGGGCCATACGCCCGGCTTGCCGGAGCGTCTGGCACGCATTGCACCGCGCATGGCCGCACAGGACTGGCTAGGTAGCTATCGGGAGTTCGAAGTGTTGCAGGATGTGGTGTCCGGCATGTCCCGGCGCTTGTCGCGCCCGGACTTGCTGGATGGCGCGTGGAGGGAGCTGGAGGGCCTTTATCAGCCTCTGAGCGAAGACTTCCGGGAGTTCTATCCGCAATTGCAGATATTCGCCAGAGAACTGCCGGAATCGATGGGCGGTCCGGGCTGA
- a CDS encoding ArsR/SmtB family transcription factor codes for MTEQTTLDLDEIFKALAHPVRRDMLYWLKDPERFFVEQEHQSFEIGVCAGKFDQRTGLSQSTVSAHLATLQRAGLVTSRKVGQWNFFKRNEETIEAFVRHLGEAL; via the coding sequence ATGACTGAACAAACCACTCTCGACCTCGACGAAATCTTCAAGGCTCTGGCCCATCCCGTACGGCGCGACATGCTGTACTGGCTCAAGGACCCGGAGCGCTTCTTCGTAGAGCAGGAACATCAATCCTTCGAGATCGGCGTTTGCGCCGGCAAGTTCGACCAGCGCACCGGCCTATCGCAATCCACCGTTTCCGCGCATCTGGCCACCCTCCAGCGCGCGGGCCTGGTGACCAGTCGAAAAGTCGGCCAGTGGAATTTCTTCAAACGCAATGAAGAAACGATCGAGGCCTTTGTTCGCCACCTGGGCGAAGCGCTGTAA
- a CDS encoding MFS transporter yields the protein MPTSLLVLALSAFAIGTTEFVIMGLLPEVANDLSVSIPSAGWLVSGYAFGVAIGAPIMALLTARLPRKTALLMLMGIFIIGNLLCAVAANYGLLMLARIITALCHGAFFGIGSVVAASLVPANRKASAVALMFTGLTLANVLGVPLGTALGQVAGWRSPFWVVTLIGVAALIGLWRVLPRQHDEEAVDMRKEVAALRNGPLWLALATTVLFSAAVFALFTYVAPLLGEVTRVSPQGVTWTLVLIGLGLTLGNIIGGRLADWRLGTTLAGVFATMAVVSAALSWTSSALIPAEITLFIWAAAAFAAVPALQINVVRVGGAAPNLVATLNIGAFNVGNAIGAWVGGSVIDHGLGLTRVPLAGALLAVLALIAVMIAFSGKPTHTQPVLD from the coding sequence ATGCCCACTTCGCTTCTCGTCCTTGCTTTGTCCGCGTTTGCCATCGGCACCACGGAATTCGTGATCATGGGGCTCCTGCCCGAGGTTGCGAACGACCTGTCCGTCTCCATTCCCAGCGCCGGCTGGCTGGTCAGCGGCTATGCCTTCGGCGTGGCCATCGGCGCGCCCATCATGGCGCTGCTGACAGCACGCCTGCCTCGCAAGACCGCGTTGCTGATGCTCATGGGCATTTTCATCATCGGCAACCTGCTCTGCGCAGTGGCCGCCAACTACGGCCTGCTGATGCTCGCGCGGATCATCACCGCACTTTGCCACGGCGCATTCTTCGGCATCGGCTCGGTAGTCGCCGCCAGCCTGGTGCCGGCCAACCGCAAGGCTTCTGCCGTCGCGCTGATGTTCACCGGCCTGACCCTGGCCAACGTACTGGGCGTACCGCTGGGCACCGCGCTGGGCCAGGTCGCCGGCTGGCGCTCGCCGTTCTGGGTGGTGACGCTGATTGGCGTCGCCGCACTGATCGGTCTCTGGCGCGTGCTGCCCAGGCAGCACGACGAAGAAGCCGTGGACATGCGCAAGGAGGTCGCCGCGCTGCGCAACGGCCCGCTGTGGCTGGCACTGGCCACCACCGTACTGTTCTCCGCGGCTGTCTTCGCGCTGTTCACCTACGTCGCCCCGCTGCTGGGCGAAGTGACCCGGGTTTCCCCGCAGGGCGTGACCTGGACCCTGGTGCTGATCGGCCTGGGCCTGACATTGGGCAACATCATCGGCGGCCGTCTCGCCGACTGGCGCCTGGGGACGACCCTGGCCGGCGTGTTCGCCACGATGGCGGTGGTTTCCGCCGCGCTGAGCTGGACCAGCTCGGCACTGATTCCCGCCGAAATCACCCTCTTCATCTGGGCTGCCGCAGCCTTCGCCGCGGTGCCCGCCCTGCAGATCAACGTGGTACGTGTCGGCGGAGCCGCGCCGAACCTCGTCGCCACACTGAACATCGGCGCCTTCAACGTCGGCAACGCCATCGGCGCCTGGGTCGGTGGCAGTGTCATCGACCACGGCCTGGGCCTCACCCGCGTCCCGCTGGCCGGTGCCCTGCTCGCCGTGCTCGCGCTGATCGCAGTGATGATCGCCTTCAGCGGCAAACCCACCCACACGCAACCCGTACTCGATTGA